A genomic window from Polaribacter gangjinensis includes:
- a CDS encoding VOC family protein, giving the protein MALINPHINFNGNAEEAFNFYKSVFGGQFAKVMRFKDLESPDFQVSEKEAHKIMHIALPIGSNVLMGNDVPEILGKTNEKENRSKIAISAESREEADRLFNGLSKGGQIEMPISDSPWGSYFGMFRDKYGIEWMVDYDVNYKGKV; this is encoded by the coding sequence ATGGCACTCATCAATCCTCATATCAATTTCAATGGCAATGCTGAAGAGGCATTCAATTTTTACAAATCAGTCTTTGGAGGTCAATTTGCCAAAGTGATGCGCTTTAAAGATTTGGAAAGTCCTGATTTTCAAGTATCAGAAAAAGAAGCTCATAAAATCATGCACATTGCATTACCCATAGGAAGCAATGTTTTAATGGGAAATGATGTTCCTGAAATTTTAGGAAAAACCAATGAAAAGGAAAACAGGTCAAAAATTGCCATCAGTGCCGAAAGTAGAGAAGAAGCAGATAGATTGTTCAATGGACTTTCTAAAGGCGGACAGATTGAAATGCCTATTTCAGACAGTCCTTGGGGTTCGTATTTTGGAATGTTTAGAGACAAATATGGTATTGAATGGATGGTAGATTATGATGTAAATTATAAAGGAAAGGTATAG
- a CDS encoding DUF1398 domain-containing protein, translating to MFTINQIKETHSKVKSGADFPNFIKELKQMGVIGYETFVADGHTIYNGKNGFTIQTEPKYSKLEIAAISNKNQFLNDLKNHQNGNTDYPTFCSDCAASGIEKWVVDLQQMTCVYFDKAATEILVEKIPTA from the coding sequence ATGTTTACCATAAATCAAATTAAAGAAACCCATTCAAAAGTAAAAAGCGGTGCAGATTTCCCGAATTTCATCAAAGAACTCAAACAAATGGGAGTAATAGGATATGAAACTTTTGTTGCTGACGGACATACAATTTACAATGGAAAGAATGGCTTTACCATTCAAACCGAACCAAAATACTCAAAATTAGAAATTGCAGCAATCAGCAATAAAAATCAGTTTTTAAATGATTTAAAAAATCACCAAAACGGAAATACTGATTATCCAACTTTTTGCAGTGATTGTGCAGCATCTGGCATAGAAAAATGGGTGGTAGATTTACAGCAAATGACTTGTGTTTATTTTGACAAAGCAGCTACTGAAATTTTGGTGGAGAAGATTCCGACTGCTTAA
- a CDS encoding DNA-3-methyladenine glycosylase family protein, whose product MSKPFSDSILEKIRQQLAVPHIITTNDVFHDVISCIVEQQIHYRSSKRIFAKALERSGLERVSLETFDLFEKHGISQLKLSMSKFETLMAFLDFWRNNTQDFSLLTDEEVKTTLSGIKGIGTWTIDMILLYTLQRPNVFPVDDFHVKQVMISLYQLHPTQKLKANMLAIAEQWGHQKSLATLYLLDWKKQQKMK is encoded by the coding sequence GTGAGCAAACCTTTTTCTGATTCTATTCTAGAAAAAATAAGACAGCAACTTGCTGTTCCTCATATTATTACAACAAATGATGTATTTCATGATGTAATTAGTTGCATTGTAGAACAACAAATTCATTATAGAAGTAGCAAGCGAATTTTTGCCAAAGCCTTAGAACGTTCAGGTTTGGAACGAGTTTCTTTGGAGACCTTTGATTTGTTTGAAAAACACGGAATTTCACAGTTAAAATTATCCATGTCTAAGTTCGAAACCCTCATGGCTTTTTTAGACTTTTGGCGCAACAATACTCAAGACTTTTCATTACTTACTGATGAAGAGGTGAAAACTACACTTTCAGGGATCAAAGGCATTGGCACTTGGACTATTGACATGATATTGCTATACACTTTGCAACGTCCCAATGTATTTCCTGTTGACGATTTTCACGTAAAACAAGTCATGATTTCGCTATACCAATTGCATCCAACACAAAAACTCAAAGCCAATATGCTTGCAATTGCTGAGCAGTGGGGCCATCAAAAATCGTTGGCAACCTTGTATTTGTTGGATTGGAAAAAGCAACAAAAAATGAAATAG
- a CDS encoding SDR family NAD(P)-dependent oxidoreductase: MNNTPKVVWITGASSGIGKAMAFEWARLGYKVALSARRENLLQAIALEITNNGAEALVVPTDILVETAIESAVQKIIATWGRIDIAVANAGFGVFGSIDTLTAKDWSRQLQGNVIGLALTVKYALPYLKLTQGRIGLVGSVGAFVPNPYVGAYGASKAAVHSIGLTLQVELLNTGVSCTTIHPGFVVSEIARVDNQGVWHPDKVDPRPANLMWPTHKAAKVMVNAIIKRKRNYVFTTHGKVILWLQRWFPGIVRNMLAKGPKPG; encoded by the coding sequence ATGAACAATACACCTAAAGTAGTTTGGATCACAGGCGCTTCGTCTGGAATTGGCAAAGCCATGGCTTTTGAATGGGCAAGATTGGGTTATAAAGTAGCACTTTCTGCAAGACGCGAAAATTTGTTGCAAGCAATTGCACTCGAAATTACAAACAATGGAGCAGAAGCTTTGGTGGTTCCTACAGATATCTTAGTAGAAACTGCTATAGAAAGTGCTGTTCAAAAAATCATTGCAACTTGGGGGCGAATTGATATTGCAGTTGCCAACGCAGGTTTTGGAGTTTTTGGCAGCATTGATACCTTAACAGCTAAAGATTGGAGTAGGCAACTGCAAGGCAATGTCATTGGACTTGCGCTGACTGTAAAATATGCCTTGCCTTATTTGAAACTAACCCAAGGTCGCATTGGTTTGGTGGGCAGTGTTGGTGCATTTGTTCCCAATCCGTATGTGGGTGCTTATGGTGCCTCTAAAGCAGCAGTGCATTCTATTGGCTTAACATTGCAAGTAGAATTATTAAACACAGGTGTAAGTTGTACCACGATTCATCCTGGATTTGTAGTTTCGGAAATTGCACGTGTTGACAATCAAGGTGTTTGGCATCCTGATAAAGTAGACCCACGTCCTGCCAATTTGATGTGGCCAACTCACAAAGCGGCAAAAGTAATGGTCAATGCCATCATCAAACGAAAACGAAACTATGTATTTACAACCCATGGAAAAGTGATTCTTTGGTTGCAACGTTGGTTTCCTGGTATAGTTAGAAATATGTTGGCAAAAGGACCTAAACCTGGATAA